One region of Citrus sinensis cultivar Valencia sweet orange chromosome 6, DVS_A1.0, whole genome shotgun sequence genomic DNA includes:
- the LOC102616503 gene encoding phytochrome A-2, translating to MSSSRPAQSSSNTGKSRHSARVIAQTTIDAKLHADFETSGTSFDYSNSVRVSSTAGGDQQPRSDRVTTAYLHHIQKGKLIQPFGCLLALDEKTFKVIAYSENAPELLTMVNHAVPSVGDHPVLGIGSDIKTIFTAPSASALQKALGFGEVSLLNPILVHCKTSGKPFYAIVHRVTGSLIIDFEPVKPYEVPMTAAGALQSYKLAAKAITRLQSLPSGSMERLCDTMIQEVFELTGYDRVMAYKFHEDDHGEVVSEITKSGLEPYLGLHYPATDIPQAARFLFMKNKVRMIVDCRARHVKVLQDEKLPFDLTLCGSTLRAPHSCHLQYMENMNSIASLVMAVVVNDEEEEGDNTLPQKRKRLWGLVVCHNTTPRFVPFPLRYACEFLAQVFAIHVNKELELEYQILEKNILRTQTLLCDMLMRDAPLGIVTQSPNIMDLVKCDGAALLYKNKIWRLGVTPNDFQLHDIVSWLSEYHMDSTGLSADSLYDAGYPGALALGDVVCGMAAVRISPKDMIFWFRSQTASEVRWGGAKHEPDEKDDGRKMHPRSSFKAFLEVVKTRSLPWKDYEMDAIHSLQLILRNAFKDVGTLDLDTKSIHSKLCDLKIEGMKELEAVTSEMVRLIETATVPILAVDVDGLVNGWNTKIAELTGLSVDKAIGKHFLTLVEDSSIDTVKRMLYLALQGQEEQNIQFEIKTHGSKINDDPITLIVNACASRDLHDNVVGVCFVAQDITPQKTVMDKFTRIEGDYKAIVQNPNPLIPPIFGSDEFGWCCEWNPAMVKLTGWKREEVIDKLLLAEVFGTNMACCRLKNQEAFVNLGIVLNKAMSGQDPEKVPFGFFARNGKYAECLLCVNKKLDREGAVTGVFCFLQLASHELQQALHVQRLSEQTALKRLKALAYTKRQIRNPLSGIIFSRKMMEGTELGAEQKRLLHTSAQCQRQLHKILDDSDLDSIIDGYLDLEMVEFTLNEVLVASISQVMMKSNAKGIRIVNETAEQIMSETLYGDSIRLQQVLADFLSISINFVPNGGQLMVSSSLTKDQLGRSVHLAYLELRITHAGGGIPEPLLDQMFGSEGDTSEEGISLLISRKLVKLMNGDVQYLREAGKSTFIVSVELAAAH from the exons ATGTCTTCATCAAGACCAGCCCAATCATCCAGCAATACAGGGAAATCAAGACACAGTGCTAGAGTCATTGCCCAGACTACTATAGATGCAAAGCTTCATGCAGATTTTGAGACTTCGGGTACTTCCTTCGACTATTCAAATTCAGTGCGAGTTAGCAGCACAGCTGGTGGAGATCAACAGCCTAGATCTGATAGAGTAACCACCGCTTATCTTCATCATATACAGAAAGGAAAGCTGATCCAGCCATTTGGATGCTTGCTAGCCTTAGATGAGAAAACCTTCAAGGTCATTGCATACAGTGAGAATGCACCTGAATTGTTGACAATGGTTAATCATGCAGTCCCGAGCGTTGGGGATCATCCAGTTCTTGGCATTGGAAGTGACATAAAGACCATCTTTACTGCCCCCAGTGCCTCTGCATTGCAAAAGGCGCTAGGATTTGGGGAAGTATCTCTTTTGAATCCCATTTTGGTCCACTGCAAAACTTCTGGGAAGCCCTTTTATGCAATCGTGCATCGTGTAACAGGCAGCTTGATCATTGACTTCGAACCTGTGAAGCCATATGAAGTCCCCATGACTGCTGCCGGGGCTCTACAATCATACAAGCTCGCAGCCAAAGCAATAACCCGGTTGCAGTCTTTGCCTAGTGGGAGCATGGAGAGGCTTTGTGATACTATGATTCAGGAGGTGTTTGAACTCACAGGTTATGATAGGGTGATGGCCTATAAATTTCATGAGGATGATCATGGAGAAGTGGTCTCTGAGATTACAAAGTCTGGCCTGGAACCTTATTTAGGTTTGCATTATCCGGCCACTGATATTCCTCAGGCTGCACGTTTCCTATTTATGAAGAATAAAGTCCGTATGATTGTTGATTGTCGTGCAAGACATGTCAAAGTACTTCAAGATGAGAAACTTCCCTTTGATCTGACCTTGTGTGGTTCAACCTTAAGGGCCCCACACAGTTGCCATTTACAGTATATGGAGAACATGAATTCCATTGCTTCTCTAGTAATGGCAGTTGTAGTGAATGACGAGGAAGAAGAGGGTGACAATACACTACCACAGAAGAGAAAGAGACTTTGGGGTTTAGTAGTTTGTCATAATACAACTCCAAGGTTTGTTCCATTTCCTCTTAGGTATGCATGTGAGTTTTTGGCTCAAGTATTTGCCATACATGTTAATAAGGAGTTGGAATTAGAATATCAGATCCTTGAGAAGAACATATTGCGTACTCAGACACTCTTATGCGATATGCTTATGAGGGATGCGCCCTTGGGTATTGTAACACAGAGCCCAAATATTATGGATCTCGTTAAATGTGACGGGGCTGCTTTATTGTACAAGAACAAAATATGGAGATTGGGAGTGACTCCAAATGACTTCCAGCTACATGATATAGTGTCATGGCTTTCTGAGTACCATATGGATTCTACAGGTTTAAGTGCGGACAGCTTATATGATGCGGGTTACCCGGGGGCCCTGGCTCTTGGTGATGTAGTTTGCGGAATGGCAGCTGTGAGGATTTCTCCCAAGGACATGATTTTCTGGTTCCGATCCCAGACAGCTTCAGAGGTTCGATGGGGTGGTGCAAAGCATGAACCTGATGAGAAAGATGACGGTAGGAAGATGCATCCAAGATCATCATTCAAGGCTTTCCTTGAAGTTGTCAAGACAAGAAGCTTACCTTGGAAGGACTATGAAATGGATGCAATCCATTCTTTGCAGCTTATATTGAGGAATGCATTCAAGGATGTTGGAACTTTGGATTTGGATACTAAATCAATCCACTCAAAACTCTGTGATCTGAAAATAGAAGGAATGAAGGAACTGGAAGCGGTGACTAGTGAAATGGTCCGCCTCATCGAAACAGCTACAGTACCAATTTTGGCTGTTGATGTAGATGGTCTGGTCAATGGGTGGAATACAAAAATCGCTGAGTTAACCGGCCTTTCTGTTGATAAAGCAATTGGAAAGCATTTCCTCACACTCGTGGAAGATTCTTCAATTGATACCGTCAAAAGGATGTTGTACTTGGCATTGCAAG GACAAGAGGAGCAGAATATCCAATTTGAGATCAAAACACATGGATCTAAGATTAATGATGACCCCATAACTTTAATTGTGAATGCCTGTGCGAGCAGGGACCTTCATGATAATGTTGTTGGAGTATGTTTTGTGGCCCAAGATATCACTCCTCAGAAGACAGTCATGGACAAATTCACCAGGATTGAAGGTGATTACAAAGCGATTGTACAAAACCCAAACCCATTGATCCCTCCCATATTTGGTTCAGATGAATTTGGGTGGTGCTGTGAGTGGAATCCGGCAATGGTAAAGTTGACTGGGTGGAAGCGAGAGGAAGTTATAGACAAATTACTTTTGGCAGAGGTTTTCGGGACCAACATGGCATGCTGTCGTCTGAAGAATCAAGAGGcttttgtaaatcttggcattgtACTAAACAAAGCCATGAGTGGTCAGGATCCTGAGAAGGTTCCTTTTGGTTTCTTTGCTCGTAATGGGAAGTATGCGGAATGCTTGTTATGTGTCAATAAGAAATTGGACAGGGAGGGAGCCGTCACTGGTGTGTTCTGTTTCTTGCAGCTTGCCAGTCATGAGCTGCAACAAGCACTTCATGTCCAGCGATTATCAGAGCAAACTGCGCTGAAGAGATTGAAAGCTTTAGCTTATACTAAAAGGCAGATCCGAAATCCACTATCTGGGATCATATTTTCTCGGAAAATGATGGAAGGCACTGAGCTAGGAGCAGAACAGAAACGGCTTTTGCATACCAGTGCACAGTGCCAGCGTCAGCTTCATAAGATTCTTGATGACTCAGATCTTGATAGTATTATTGATGG CTACTTGGATCTAGAAATGGTTGAGTTTACCCTGAATGAAGTATTGGTTGCCTCTATCAGtcaagtgatgatgaagagcaatGCAAAGGGCATCCGAATAGTCAATGAAACGGCTGAACAGATCATGAGTGAAACCTTATATGGAGATAGTATTAGGCTTCAACAGGTCTTAGCTGATTTCTTGTCGATATCAATTAATTTCGTGCCAAATGGAGGCCAGCTTATGGTTTCATCTAGTTTGACCAAAGATCAATTGGGGCGGTCTGTTCATCTTGCATATCTGGAGCTCAG gaTAACACATGCCGGTGGTGGGATACCTGAACCGTTGCTGGATCAAATGTTTGGAAGTGAGGGAGATACATCTGAGGAAGGCATTAGCTTGCTAATCAGCCGAAAACTGGTAAAACTTATGAACGGAGATGTACAATATCTAAGGGAAGCAGGAAAGTCGACTTTCATCGTATCTGTTGAACTTGCTGCAGCCCATTAG
- the LOC102616796 gene encoding rhicadhesin receptor, with protein sequence MAAAAAGALTLFVVTVAVILNTAAADPEMLQDVCVADLTSPIKVNGFPCKANFSEMDFFSDKLAKPAATNNTFGSTVTAANVQTIPGLNTLGVSLARIDYAPGGINPPHTHPRATEIVFVLEGQLDVGFFTTANVLVSKSIKKGENFVFPRGLVHFQKNNGNVPASVIAGFNSQLQGTQNIALTLFASTPPVADNVLTKTFQIGTKEVEKIKSRLAPKK encoded by the exons atggctgctgctgctgctggtgcTTTGACACTTTTTGTTGTCACTGTTGCTGTGATCTTGAACACTGCTGCTGCTGATCCCGAAATGCTTCAAGATGTTTGTGTGGCAGACCTCACTTCCC CTATTAAAGTCAATGGGTTCCCCTGCAAAGCAAACTTTTCAGAGATGGACTTTTTCTCAGACAAATTAGCAAAGCCAGCAGCCACAAACAACACGTTTGGTTCAACAGTAACAGCAGCCAATGTCCAAACAATCCCAGGCCTAAATACTCTTGGTGTCTCACTCGCACGCATTGACTATGCCCCCGGCGGCATAAACCCGCCGCACACGCACCCCCGTGCCACCGAGATCGTCTTTGTCCTCGAGGGTCAACTCGACGTAGGCTTCTTCACTACTGCCAACGTTTTGGTATCAAAATCCATCAAAAAGGGTGAAAACTTCGTGTTTCCAAGAGGGTTGGTGCATTTCCAGAAGAACAATGGAAATGTCCCTGCTTCTGTTATTGCTGGCTTTAATAGCCAGCTGCAGGGGACTCAGAACATTGCTCTTACATTGTTTGCATCTACGCCGCCAGTGGCGGATAATGTATTGACTAAGACTTTCCAGATTGGTACTAAGGAAGTTGAGAAGATTAAGTCCAGGCTTGCTCCCAAGAAATAA